From the genome of Aspergillus chevalieri M1 DNA, chromosome 8, nearly complete sequence, one region includes:
- a CDS encoding bifunctional folylpolyglutamate synthase/dihydrofolate synthase (COG:H;~EggNog:ENOG410PHDH;~InterPro:IPR001645,IPR036615,IPR023600,IPR036565;~TransMembrane:1 (o461-481i);~go_function: GO:0004326 - tetrahydrofolylpolyglutamate synthase activity [Evidence IEA];~go_function: GO:0005524 - ATP binding [Evidence IEA];~go_function: GO:0016874 - ligase activity [Evidence IEA];~go_process: GO:0009058 - biosynthetic process [Evidence IEA];~go_process: GO:0009396 - folic acid-containing compound biosynthetic process [Evidence IEA]) — protein MWRSYENALKLLETRRRKVRPKTPATPSTTQESVTPSGVPTVKGIPSLVGMKEWLQALGHSESDVDNLNIIHITGTKGKGSTCAFTRSFLRTHALRTGFPTRIGLYTSPDLQCIRERIQIDDKPITEDLFTQYFFEVWEALTPLGSGRCAEASRQPRYLQLLALLAFHTFIRENVDAAIFETHHGGEFDATNVIQRPLVTAITSLGLDHVAQLGPTVEDIAWHKAGIFKPGAPAFTVTQEAGPSEVLRKRAAEKNTGLTFVSSSNILPTNRRVLSVPVQRLNCSLALELATKFLQLKGHALDAGDISKGIDNFSWIGRFEIIEQGSSQWFLDGAHNELSLEQAAEWFAKNVHAAHAPQHRLLIFSHFSEERDGMTLLETLARALVKHDAKPDHVIFTTYQERDDGYTRIDKTLKVPETPFPDLCTIYSSLWKKMHPDTEISTEPTIQGAIRLAEQISNQKGGIQAFFTGSLHLVGGALSLLRR, from the exons ATGTGGCGTAGCTATGAG AACGCATTGAAACTCCTTGAGACGCGAAGACGGAAAGTTCGACCAAAAACCCCTGCGACACCCTCCACAACACAAGAATCTGTAACCCCCAGCGGTGTCCCAACTGTGAAGGGGATACCTAGTCTAGTCGGCATGAAGGAATGGTTACAAGCGCTGGGCCACTCT GAAAGCGATGTAGACAATTTGAATATAATTCATATTACCGGGACGAAGGGAAAGGGAAGTACTTGCGCTTTCACCCGGTCCTTCCTTCGCACGCATGCGTTGAGAACAGGATTCCCAACACGGATCGGGCTATACACCTCTCCTGATTTGCAATGCATTCGAGAGAGAATACAGATCGATGACAAACCAATAACGGAAGATCTCTTTACACAATACTTCTTTGAAGTTTGGGAAGCCCTTACACCGCTAGGCTCAGGAAGATGCGCAGAAGCCTCGAGGCAACCCCGTTATTTGCAGCTTCTAGCTTTGCTGGCTTTTCACACCTTCATTAGGGAAAATGTTGATGCGGCGATATTCGAAACGCACCATGGTGGAGAGTTTGATGCCACGAACGTGATACAGAGGCCTCTTGTGACTGCTATCACGTCTCTGGGATTGGACCACGTTGCACAACTAGGCCCTACGGTCGAGGATATAGCATGGCATAAAGCGGGCATTTTCAAACCTGGGGCACCTGCATTCACTGTCACACAAGAGGCTGGACCTAGTGAAGTCCTACGGAAGCGTGCGGCCGAAAAGAACACCGGATTGACATTCGTCTCTTCTTCCAACATTCTACCCACCAACAGAAGGGTGTTGAGCGTTCCAGTGCAACGATTGAATTGCTCTTTGGCCCTCGAGTTGGCTACGAAGTTTCTGCAACTTAAAGGTCATGCGTTGGACGCCGGCGACATATCTAAGGGCATTGACAATTTCTCGTGGATTGGGAGATTTGAGATAATAGAACAAGGAAGCTCACAGTGGTTTTTGGACGGTGCGCATAATGAACTGAGTCTTGAACAAGCCGCCGAGTGGTTTGCCAAGAACGTCCATGCTGCACATGCGCCACA ACATCGTCTTCTTATCTTCAGTCACTTCTCCGAAGAGCGTGATGGAATGACTCTTCTGGAGACTTTAGCGCGTGCTCTTGTGAAGCATGATGCAAAACCTGATCATGTCATCTTCACTACGTACCAAGAGAGGGACGATGGATATACGAGAAtag ACAAAACACTCAAAGTGCCAGAAACACCCTTCCCTGACCTCTGCACAATATATTCTTCCCTGTGGAAGAAAATGCATCCTGACACCGAAATCTCAACGGAGCCCACTATTCAGGGTGCCATAAGGCTTGCAGAACAGATAAGCAACCAGAAAGGCGGCATACAAGCTTTCTTTACTGGTAGCTTACACTTGGTTGGAGGGGCGCTCAGCCTGTTGCGGCGTTAG
- a CDS encoding uncharacterized protein (COG:Q;~EggNog:ENOG410Q2B0;~InterPro:IPR036291,IPR002347,IPR020904;~PFAM:PF00106,PF13561;~go_function: GO:0016491 - oxidoreductase activity [Evidence IEA];~go_process: GO:0055114 - oxidation-reduction process [Evidence IEA]), producing the protein MAFARKLAILPGGLGGLGSSIGKKLQKQGVRLAILYAPFEASRRDQLLEQGYGGGSNIDEIRTYECDITSPDSVRSAFDSLEKDMVVPDSSFVNERAFPSILINTAGYVSLSDMEITPPEETMKHLTTNVFGPMLCSQAFARLYFAASKDAESSTSAPAPPPGRIVNISSQAAHAALHRHGAYCASKAALLGLTRSMASEWGGRGITSNTVSPTVAWTVLGQKAWGEDSVKEAFLATIPTGKFALPEEVADSVLFLCQDSSSMVNGADIRVDGGFTIR; encoded by the exons ATGGCGTTCGCTCGCAAGCTAGCGATCCTCCCTGGAGGGCTAG GCGGACTTGGCTCAAGTATTGGTAAGAAGCTGCAAAAGCAAGGTGTGCGCCTTGCTATATTGTATGCTCCTTTCGAGGCTTCGCGTCGCGACCAGCTGCTTGAACAGGGATACGGTGGAGGCTCCAACATCGATGAAATTCGTACCTATGAGTGCGATATCACCTCGCCCGACTCTGTTCGGTCGGCTTTTGATTCCCTAGAGAAGGACATGGTGGTCCCAGACTCCTCGTTTGTGAATGAGAGAGCATTCCCCAGTATTCTTATCAACACCGCTGGATATGTGTCTCTGAGCGATATGGAGATTACTCCTCCCGAGGAGACTATGAAGCATCTAACGACCAATGTCTTCGGGCCGATGCTCTGCTCCCAGGCCTTTGCGCGGCTCTACTTTGCCGCCTCCAAGGATGCTGAGTCTTCGACTAGCGCTCCCGCCCCCCCCCCAGGTCGGATTGTCAACATCTCTTCGCAAGCGGCCCATGCAGCCCTGCACCGACATGGTGCTTACTGTGCCTCGAAGGCTGCACTGTTAGGCCTGACACGCAGCATGGCGTCGGAGTGGGGAGGACGTGGCATCACTTCTAATACCGTCTCGCCCACCGTGGCGTGGACGGTTCTTGGACAGAAGGCGTGGGGAGAAGATTCTGTGAAAGAGGCATTCTTGGCAACCATTCCCACGGGCAAGTTTGCCCTTCCCGAAGAGGTTGCCGATTCTGTCCTCTTCCTTTGTCAG GACTCGAGTAGTATGGTCAATGGCGCGGACATCCGAGTTGATGGTGGCTTTACCATTCGTTGA
- a CDS encoding uncharacterized protein (COG:G;~EggNog:ENOG410PGQZ;~InterPro:IPR004006,IPR004007,IPR012734,IPR036117;~PFAM:PF02734,PF02733;~TransMembrane:1 (o460-479i);~go_function: GO:0004371 - glycerone kinase activity [Evidence IEA];~go_function: GO:0005524 - ATP binding [Evidence IEA];~go_process: GO:0006071 - glycerol metabolic process [Evidence IEA]) produces MSDKHYFPSTNANSLVPRALRALVSANNHLSLNYAERVVGNAFHDDSKVSIISGGGSGHEPAWSGYVGDGLLSAVACGDIFASPSAKQILAAIRMAPSKKGTILLITNYTGDRLHFGLAAERAKAEGLIENIAVLHATDDVSIGRSKNSHMGRRGLPGLVFTMKIVGAAASEGYSFEQCLALGQAVNGHTVTIASALDHCHVPGRHQKSSVPDNVVVVGAGIHNEPGQLHVSPAPSVEDLIERCLKFLCDDSDTERAFVKFEPHNEIGLLVNNYGGLSALELSALADEIQYQLSSRWNIKPCKALIGAFETSLNAPGFSISLCNLAAAARQSNESVATLIRHFDCTTTAVSWPNTTRPSPSQRKATFDNLVAKANGQNVASPRIKFDPSLLEKATRASCERAIAAEPKLTQWDMVMGDGDCGEAVQGLAESILQSVDKGCTRSGDLLEVIWSILQNVDDMGGTLGAIFGVLLSALSTALRKNSLEEKISPYTPNFYSTALASAVTSLKSHTGATEGDRTVMDVLLPFSEEFSKTNDFPSAVDVAAKKAEQTKYLKAKFGRATYVGDASSQQLPDAGAWALYEIVAGLADGLGLDPN; encoded by the exons ATGTCCGACAAACACTACTTCCCTTCCACAAACGCCAATTCTTTGGTTCCAAGAGCGCTACGAGCTCTTGTCTCGGCAAATAATCACCTGAGTTTGAACTACGCAGAGAGAGTCGTTGGGAATGCGTTCCATGATGACTCAAAGGTGAGCATCATCAGCGGAGGCGGCTCAGGACACGAACCGGCATGGAGTGGCTACGTTGGCGATGGCCTGCTGTCAGCTGTTGCTTGTGGTGATATCTTTGCGTCACCAAGCGCGAAGCAAATCCTGGCTGCGATTCGAATGGCACCATCGAAGAAAGGGACTATATTATTGATCACCAATTACACTGGGGATCGCCTTCACTTCGGTCTTGCGGCCGAGAGAGCTAAGGCCGAAGGTCTGATTGAAAACATCGCCGTTTTACATGCCACGGATGATGTCTCAATCGGAAGAAGTAAAAACAGTCACATGGGTAGGAGAGGGCTACCTGGTCTTGTTTTCA CAATGAAGATCGTCGGGGCAGCAGCCTCGGAAGGTTACTCTTTTGAACAGTGTCTTGCACTGGGACAAGCAGTAAATGGGCACACGGTCACGATCGCCTCGGCTCTTGACCATTGCCATGTACCGGGCAGACACCAAAAATCATCCGTCCCAGACAATGTGGTTGTCGTCGGTGCCGGCATACACAACGAGCCCGGCCAACTTCACGTTTCCCCTGCCCCGTCTGTCGAGGACCTTATCGAGCGGTGTCTCAAGTTTCTTTGCGATGATTCCGATACAGAGCGAGCATTTGTCAAGTTTGAGCCACACAATGAAATTGGTTTACTGGTCAACAACTATGGCGGCCTCTCTGCCCTCGAGTTATCTGCTCTGGCCGATGAGATTCAATATCAGTTAAGCTCACGGTGGAACATCAAACCTTGCAAAGCATTAATTGGTGCATTCGAAACGTCTCTCAACGCGCCGGGTTTCTCAATCTCTCTCTGCAACCTTGCCGCTGCAGCTCGGCAATCGAATGAATCTGTCGCTACCCTGATACGTCACTTTGATTGCACCACGACTGCTGTCTCTTGGCCGAACACCACCCGTCCCTCTCCTTCCCAGCGGAAGGCCACCTTCGATAATCTCGTTGCCAAAGCAAACGGCCAAAATGTCGCATCGCCTCGCATCAAATTCGATCCTTCGCTATTGGAGAAGGCTACAAGGGCCTCGTGTGAAAGAGCCATTGCGGCAGAGCCAAAGTTGACCCAGTGGGACATGGTCATGGGTGATGGAGACTGTGGCGAGGCGGTCCAAGGCCTGGCCGAATCTATTTTGCAGAGTGTCGATAAAGGCTGTACAAGATCTGGCGATCTGCTAGAAGTAATTTGGTCTATTCTGCAGAATGTCGACGACATGGGCGGAACCCTCGGTGCGATTTTTGGAGTTCTTCTTTCCGCCCTTTCTACAGCCCTGAGGAAGAATTCGCTCGAGGAGAAAATAAGTCCTTATACGCCAAACTTCTATTCCACTGCTCTGGCGTCCGCGGTGACGTCCTTGAAGTCACACACAGGAGCAACGGAAGGAGATCGGACTGTCATGGACGTGTTACTCCCCTTCAGCGAGGAGTTTTCGAAAACAAATGACTTTCCGTCAGCCGTGGATGTTGCTGCCAAAAAGGCAGAGCAAACAAAATACCTCAAGGCCAAGTTTGGCCGCGCAACGTATGTTGGGGATGCCTCGAGCCAGCAACTACCAGACGCCGGGGCATGGGCTTTATATGAGATAGTTGCGGGTTTGGCGGACGGGCTTGGGCTTGATCCCAATTAA
- a CDS encoding uncharacterized protein (COG:S;~EggNog:ENOG410Q07U): MRLTDLVPSLASVAFLGTTVSAFGRHAAHEGLLQIPPAFAKDGVVMYPALHPEHDHTDLHHLVPEITKSMHYSQEGHRPALHGSKHAHMEAIFSHHTVILDHSSHIEDVSCTSDHIKVCFKTPEARDTVKKSWKEISSDEFNLATYHINCGHLHGESRSFFRASKPTWQDDCVTVSTTFLDEKEALHGGELSWGTYTSPHLVKRERVKGHARVSKPEQIVMDGSGGDEVVDLTKNASALHEFFGPVVQVDTDIPDSGTQGGGFMDYEGDLVKRGLFSWLVDAFEALIGLIRTSIEVQIAVIKVCASVMIQYAATAVKLLLVPFGVPFDQEYHVDFPFKFYIPSAFAIGTSIEAAVAKGLSEIEVINRVADLIYAKQGGSIAVNCAHCGTQGHFQFEGKLAFSIATGLSKAQISLINAEPFVIEAVFGITPQGRALPEGHDVPGPDGKKSKKGFRTTASAPIKPIPLGPWSIPTLLTIGPQLVVEPQISAYVDSKVNIEVGPRFTVSTGNVTFDALNPDNNVAYGWEPKFEWVFDANGNIVATGDMALQVGIEMALDVLSSTFKLSAGIYTAPSAYFTAEYSNGQGKKCDNGVELRIGAKNRVYAQLLDKAFEQKGKREFEFPELTSVFADKGLGCLSSDGWDPDKVEEFQLLKGGVFNTHLGREVSSFFNDMLATDQNRTVTDPDRIETGVKYAHAVKQKNEKGEVRKMPETHGFRVIQDSELKTTLVSGTDGFIYATDSQYDHDISAPWGSIDVTKEQFNYDVFGRVLHFNASRLREDPDINMVELGVSPSEKMPKGLEAASFKAIKTENGTETFAIALNTTRLHPDEAVKEWVWYPTVCQIPHSGLQLYATRYLVTEEGSARTVENAGNAHWIDAGVLIDAWESNREYRSDFDKLGLKHLTKKGRKRHGKKHQFEFDGEGEAKSRGRAGAKKQHKQQKQHGKKVKVEKDRYKRCRTVRLISDLKNRGNGSLVSNAVQDVANVGDAAVGAATGAN, translated from the exons ATGCGGTTAACCGACCTTGTGCCCTCGCTGGCTTCAGTGGCCTTCCTGGGCACCACGGTGTCTGCGTTCGGCCGTCATGCAGCCCATGAAGGACTCCTTCAGATACCCCCCGCGTTTGCGAAAGATGGAGTCGTCATGTATCCCGCCCTTCATCCCGAGCATGATCATACCGATCTTCACCACTTGGTTCCCGAAATAACCAAGAGCATGCACTACAGCCAAGAAGGACATCGAC CGGCCCTACATGGTTCTAAACATGCGCATATGGAAGCAATTTTCTCCCACCATACCGTTATTTTGGATCATTCCAGTCATATTGAAGACGTCTCCTGCACCAGTGACCATATAAAAGTGTGCTTCAAAACTCCCGAGGCACGAGACACAGTAAAAAAGTCATGGAAAGAGATCTCCTCGGATGAATTTAACCTGGCAACCTACCACATCAACTGCGGTCATCTCCATGGTGAATCACGTTCCTTCTTCCGTGCGTCCAAGCCCACCTGGCAGGATGACTGCGTGACAGTTTCTACGACCTTTCTTGATGAAAAGGAAGCACTCCACGGTGGCGAGCTCTCCTGGGGAACGTACACTTCTCCACATTTGGTGAAGCGTGAGCGTGTGAAGGGACATGCCCGGGTTTCTAAGCCAGAGCAGATAGTCATGGATGGATCGGGTGGTGATGAAGTTGTCGACCTCACAAAGAACGCGAGCGCACTTCATGAATTCTTTGGTCCGGTGGTACAGGTCGATACGGATATACCAGATTCAGGAACACAAGGGGGTGGATTCATGGACTATGAAGGCGATCTTGTCAAGCGAGGCTTATTCTCCTGGCTTGTAGATGCTTTTGAAGCATTGATAGGT TTAATTCGAACTTCGATCGAGGTCCAGATTGCGGTTATCAAGGTCTGTGCCTCGGTAATGATCCAGTATGCGGCAACTGCCGTGAAATTATTGCTTGTTCCCTTCGGTGTCCCTTTCGACCAAGAATATCATGTGGACTTCCCCTTCAAGTTTTATATCCCCAGCGCGTTTGCCATTGGGACCAGCATCGAAGCCGCAGTCGCCAAAGGTCTTAGTGAGATAGAGGTCATCAACAGGGTTGCTGATCTTATATACGCAAAGCAAGGCGGCTCCATAGCTGTTAATTGTGCCCATTGTGGAACACAGGGACACTTCCAATTCGAAGGAAAGCTGGCTTTCAGCATTGCCACGGGTCTCTCGAAGGCTCAGATATCACTGATCAATGCCGAACCATTTGTTATTGAAGCAGTCTTTGGCATCACTCCTCAGGGAAGAGCTCTACCTGAGGGACATGATGTGCCTGGTCCCGACGGGAAGAAATCCAAGAAAGGATTCCGCACTACAGCTTCAGCACCGATAAAACCTATTCCTCTCGGCCCCTGGTCTATTCCAACCTTGCTCACTATCGGACCACAGCTGGTGGTAGAGCCCCAGATCAGCGCTTACGTTGACTCAAAAGTCAATATCGAGGTTGGTCCTCGGTTCACAGTATCGACGGGAAATGTGACTTTCGATGCTCTAAACCCCGACAACAATGTTGCATACGGTTGGGAGCCAAAATTCGAATGGGTTTTCGATGCTAATGGGAATATTGTCGCTACTGGTGATATGGCACTACAAGTGGGAATCGAGATGGCACTTGATGTTCTCAGTAGCACCTTTAAGCTATCTGCGGGAATTTACACTGCGCCTTCCGCCTACTTCACAGCCGAATACTCCAACGGTCAAGGGAAAAAATGTGATAATGGTGTGGAACTACGGATTGGTGCCAAAAACCGAGTCTACGCTCAACTCTTAGACAAGGCTTTCGAGCAGAAAGGCAAGAGGGAGTTTGAATTTCCGGAACTAACTTCAGTCTTCGCTGATAAAGGTCTCGGCTGTCTCAG CTCAGACGGCTGGGATCCTGATAAAGTGGAGGAGTTCCAGCTCCTCAAGGGGGGTGTGTTTAATACGCATCTTGGAAGAGAGGTTAGTAGTTTTTTTAACGACATGCTTGCCACGGACCAAAATAGGACTGTCACAGATCCGGACCGGATCGAGACCGGAGTCAAGTATGCACATGCTGTCAAACAGAAGAATGAAAAGGGTGAGGTGCGGAAGATGCCTGAGACCCATGGATTCCGAGTGATTCAAGATTCTGAGTTGAAGACTACACTCGTTTCCGGAACCGACGGTTTCATATACGCAACCGACAGCCAATACGACCACGATATTAGTGCACCCTGGGGTTCTATCGATGTCACCAAAGAACAGTTCAATTACGATGTTTTTGGCCGGGTCTTGCATTTTAACGCTTCTCGCCTGAGGGAAGATCCCGACATTAATATGGTTGAGCTAGGTGTCTCTCCCAGCGAAAAAATGCCCAAGGGTCTTGAAGCTGC GTCATTCAAGGCTATCAAGACGGAGAACGGCACTGAAACCTTCGCCATAGCACTGAACACCACACGTCTTCATCCAGATGAAGCGGTCAAAGAGTGGGTTTGGTACCCTACAGTATGCCAAATCCCTCACAGTGGACTTCAACTTTATGCAACCCGGTACCTGGTGACGGAGGAAGGATCAGCCCGGACTGTTGAAAATGCTGGAAATGCTCACTGGATTGATGCAGGGGTATTAATTGATGCATGGGAGTCAAATAGAGAATACAGAAGTGACTTCGACAAACTCGGCCTCAAGCACCTAACCAAGAAAGGACGCAAGCGCCATGGGAAGAAACACCAATTCGAGTTTgatggggagggggaggcgAAGAGTAGGGGAAGGGCGGGTGCGAAGAAGCAGCAcaagcagcaaaagcaacATGGCAAGAAAGTGAAGGTCGAGAAGGACCGCTATAAAAGATGCCGCACCGTGAGATTGATCTCTGATCTGAAAAACCGGGGAAATGGCAGCCTCGTATCCAATGCGGTTCAGGATGTGGCCAACGTGGGAGATGCAGCTGTAGGAGCTGCCACTGGAGCAAACTGA